The nucleotide window TGAGCGGGGACTTGTGATCGGCAAAGCGCTGGATTGTCGGATCGGCGTTGCGGCGATGTTGGAAACGCTGGACCAGATTGATCCGGCCGGACACCGCAACGCGGTCTGCGCCTGTCTGTCCAGTCAGGAGGAAGTCGGCGACCGCGGAATACAAACGGCACTCCATCAGCTGGAAGCTGATGTTGCGATTGTTTTTGAGGGTTGTCCGGCTGACGATACCTTTACCGAGGATTGGCTGTGTCAGACTGCGATGGGAAAAGGACCGATGCTGCGGCATATGGATCGGTCGATCATTGCCAATCCGCGCTGGATGCGGCAGGTGCTGGACCTGGCACATCAACGTCAGATTCCAGTTCAGGAATCGGTGCGCAGCGGCGGCGGAAATAACGGGGCAATGATTCAGCTGAGCCAGCGTGGAATTCCAACGGTTGTCCTGGGCATTCCAGTTCGTTATATTCATTCCCATCACGGCATCGCTTCGCTGGCGGATGTGGAAGCGGCAGTGGCATTGGCCAAAGCGGTGATCGATACCGTTACGGCCGCCGATGTGGCTGGGCTTTAATGGAATCCCCATGGAGAACGCTGGGACCGATTGACGCGGTCTTTAAGCGAAACCGCTGGCGGATGATCTTGGGCATTATCCTATTGGCAGGGTCGTTGTCCTCGCCATGGTTGCTTAACCGCATGTTCAAGCCGGCAGCGCCGATGCCTTTAACTGAGGTAAGGCTGCTCAACGAACGGGCAAAATATGAAATTCAGCTGTGCACTGAAGAATTTGCCAGCGGCAGCGACGGCTACAAAACCAATCATTATTATTTAGCTTCCGACGGACTGTCATGGCGAATTGTCATGCTGAGTGAGGAAACAGCGAAGCGTTGTCAGCCGATCATTGATTACAGCTATGGCGAAACACAGATCGCACCGCTGCCGGTTGTGGTTGAAGGTCTGAGCGCGGCCATTCCCGAACAGCTGCAGGAATATGCGCTGGAAGTCGTGCAGCTGCTGATCGATGAAAATGTTGACATGACCTCGCTGCCGCAGGAAATCGGCGCGATGATGCTGGTGGAAGGGGCACGGCATGCCTTTCCGCTGGCCAATGTCATGGTTTTGGTCGGGATTGGCATTGCCGGTCTGATTTTGATCCTCAGTGCCCGCGCAAACATAAAAAACGCCCGCATGCAGTTAATCGACGCCGAGGAAGGCGGGCTGTACGGACAGCTGGCCGAGGATTTTACGCAGGCGGCTTACTATCCTTCTTTTAAGCTGATTGTTCATCACGGTATCCTGCTGGAAACGGGAAAAACGCTGCGGATCGTGCCGTTGTCGTCGATTCTGCGGCTGCGCTGCCGCCGACGCTTTGAGAGCTTCCAGATGCCGATGATGCTGCTGCAGGTTCAGCGAACGGAGG belongs to Holdemania massiliensis and includes:
- a CDS encoding M42 family metallopeptidase; this encodes MNSEQRLTMIQRLSDAYGVSGFEDQAIAEARRWIDSERYVIAEDHMRNLIIKPKAFGGEVKVLLDAHSDELGFMVQAIKPNGTLTFLPLGGWAANNVSAHKVKVRNRQGEYISGIVAAKPVHFMTERERHAASDISTMVIDVGSRSFEETRDIFQIDIGAPVVPDVACEIQHERGLVIGKALDCRIGVAAMLETLDQIDPAGHRNAVCACLSSQEEVGDRGIQTALHQLEADVAIVFEGCPADDTFTEDWLCQTAMGKGPMLRHMDRSIIANPRWMRQVLDLAHQRQIPVQESVRSGGGNNGAMIQLSQRGIPTVVLGIPVRYIHSHHGIASLADVEAAVALAKAVIDTVTAADVAGL